In Sorghum bicolor cultivar BTx623 chromosome 8, Sorghum_bicolor_NCBIv3, whole genome shotgun sequence, one genomic interval encodes:
- the LOC110429887 gene encoding uncharacterized protein LOC110429887 → MKRETVPSWLELLLAAQFFTTCANHLLVSRNECNLFCTQCEATPTALCNHCRSSDHSTHHVIQIRRSSYHDVVRVSEIEDILDISDVQTYVINSARVVFLNERPQLRASGVPICKAPSSSTHSCETCNRALLGAFRFCSLGCNLRGINMERSTPAMVENNPQSDIKNHLTIDSVGSSTTSDKDSCNDNNNEEPPPKRVARHRRKGIPQRAPFF, encoded by the exons ATGAAAAGGGAGACAGTGCCTTCATGGCTAGAACTGTTGCTTGCGGCACAATTCTTTACGACTTGTGCAAACCATCTTCTTGTTAGTCGCAATGAGTGTAACCTATTTTGCACTCAGTGCGAGGCTACACCAACTGCTTTATGCAACCATTGCCGTTCAAGTGATCATTCCACTCATCATGTAATCCAG ATAAGGCGATCATCCTACCATGACGTTGTGAGGGTTTCAGAGATTGAGGACATCCTTGATATTAGCGATGTGCAAACATATGTAATCAATAGTGCAAGGGTCGTATTCTTGAATGAGCGCCCACAACTGCGTGCTTCTGGTGTCCCTATTTGTAAAGCACCTTCATCATCAACACATAGCTGCGAGACATGCAATCGTGCTCTACTTGGTGCTTTTCGCTTCTGTTCTCTTGGATGCAAT CTTAGAGGCATAAATATGGAAAGGAGTACGCCAGCCATGGTTGAAAACAACCCTCAATCTGATATTAAGAATCATTTGACTATTGACAGTGTTGGTTCAAGTACTACAAGTGACAAAGACAGCTGCAATGACAATAACAACGAAGAACCACCACCGAAAAGGGTTGCTCGTCACCGACGCAAGGGAATTCCCCAACGTGCACCGTTCTTCTAA